The following nucleotide sequence is from Corynebacterium hindlerae.
AAACCGGAGAGGCTCCGAACCATCCACCGCTTATCCTGCGTTCGGAGAAACTGGCCCAAGATATCGGCCACGATGGGCGCCTCAGCACGCTAGTGGATACCTTCAACACGGGCGACCCGTCGGTCTGTCTGGCGCTGGATCCGGAAGTGGTGGAGACGGTGGACCGCATGACGGCTGGCTACCAGGTTGCCGAGGATCGTCCGAGCACGGTGGAACACAAACCACGGCTGCGTGACTCCTGGGGCACTAAGGACAAGCAGATCAAGGGCAATCCGGGCACCGGCACGGAGGACGCTAAAGCGTTTTTAGGAAAGCTGCAGAGCATTGCCCAGTCCGGGGGCTGCATCGTTCCTCTTCCGCGGGCAAATGCGGAGCTCAACGCTGTTGCCCAGACTGGTAATTCGCAGCTCATGGAGGAAGCAGTGAGCAGCGGGGCTTCCAGTTTGAGCAAGCTGCTAGGGGTGTCAGTGCGCCCCGATGTGGTGATTCCCGGCTATGGCTACGTGGAGCAGGGCACAGTGGCAGCTCTTTCCGAACCGACGACATTATTGGTGGCGGATAATACGATTCCGGCAAACGCCACAATGATGTCCGACAATGTGAAAGCGGTGGGCTATCACTCGGATGTGACAGCCATGTTGGCGACGATGGGCGACACCCCGGCCACTGCCGGTTTTGCGAACCAGTGGCAGCGCTTTGATTACCGACTGGACTCTCCGGTTGCACGGCGCGCGAGTGCGACAGCTGCCGTGACCCTGGCAGTGGGGGAGGGGGACCACCCGGTGCTGGTGATGCCGCCGCCAACCTTGCAGGTGGATGATGCTCGGGCATTGCAGCTCCACCTCAGACACCTGTTGGAGAGCGGTCGTGCCACGCCACTTTCGTTCTATGACTTCCTGGCACAAGAACCCAGCGTTTCCGCGCCAGCTGAGGGATCGCCGTTTGAGGATCCGACGGTTTTGTCGGATGTCGAGGTGCTGCACGCGCAGCAACAGGCGAAGAGCATTGATGATCTGACGTCATTGATGATTGATGCGCCGACGATTGCGCTGACCCCGCGCGGTTTCACTGATCCGCTGCGGCATGATCTGTTGCGGGCGTTGTCAGTTAATGGGCGTCGTTCGATGATGGGTTATGCCTTGCGTACGGAGAGCAGTGCCGACATCCTGGGGAGGAACAGTGCGATCCTGCAGCAGTTGCGTAGCTCGGTGGTGCTGCTTCCGCCGGGCAACGTGTACACCCGCACGTCTGAATCCTCTCCGCTGCTGATCGTGGCGGAGAACGGGCTGCCACTGCCTGTCGACGCCAAACTCAGTTACTCCGGCCCGGAGGGCGCCAAGATCAACACGGCGGAGTCACTGAAAATCCCTGCTCGTGGTTCGATCACAGCGCAGATGACCGCTGATCTTCCGGACGCCGAACGCAATGACCTCACCGTGTGGCTGGCCACCCAAGCCGGCGCACCGATCAGCGCTCCCGTCGATATTCGTGTCCAAACCCGCTCTGGTTTGCTGGGCTTTGGTGGCATCTCTGCATTGCTGCTTGCGGTGCTCGGATTTGTTATGTTTCACGTGAAACGTCGCTAAAGTTTTGCATTTCCTCGCGAATCCTCACAGAATGGCCTTTCGTGGACTCCTCTCAACAATCTCAAGGGCAACGCTCGCGGATTGTGGCTCCGGCCCCACCCGCGCCGTCGACAAGCCCGGTGGCGCCAAGGCCGCGCCCCGCGCCGCGTGACGACGACCATTCCCTCCTCACCCACGCCCCCAAACAGCAACAACAGTCAAACTCTGATCTCGTCAGATCCACCGGCTCCATGGCGGTAGCAACTCTGGTCTCCCGCATCACGGGCTTCCTCCGCAACGCCATGATCGTGTGGACGCTGGGTGCTGCGATTTCCTCCGCATTCAACACTGCGAACACGCTGCCGAACCTCATTACTGAAATCGTGCTCGGCGCGGTGCTCACCTCGCTCGTGGTGCCGGTGTTGGTGCGCGCGGAGAAGGAAGACCCGGACCGCGGTGAAGCGTTCGTCCGCAGGCTCTTCACTCTGGCGGCCTCGCTCCTGATCGTGGTGACCATCCTGTCGGTGCTCGGGGCTCCACTGCTCACGGCGCTTCAGCTGCGTTCCGACGGCCAGGTCAACCTGAGCCAGGCCACCGCCTTTGCAGTCCTACTGTTGCCACAGATTTTCTTCTACGGCATCTTCTCGCTCTTCATGGCGGTGCTCAACACCAAGGGCATTTTTAAGCCAGGCGCCTGGGCCCCCGTGGTGAACAACCTCATTGCGCTCGCTACCCTCGGGGCATATTGGCTGGTGCCGGGTAAGCTCCATGCCCGGCAAACTGTATCCATCGCAGACCCGCATGTGTTGCTCCTGGGTGTCGGCACAACCCTGGGTGTGGTGGTGCAGGCCCTGATCCTGCTGCCGTACCTGGCCAAGGCCGGGGTGAGCCTCAAACCCCTGTGGGGAATTGATGACCGCCTCAAGCAGTTCGGCGGAATGGCGCTGGCGATTATCGTCTATGTCGCCATCTCCCAGGCCGGTTACGTGGTCACCACCCGTATCGCCTCCGGCGCGGATGAGGCAGCACCGAACATTTACCAGCAGGCCTGGCTGCTGCTGCAGATGCCGTACGGCATCATCGGCGTCACGCTGCTTACCGCGATCATGCCACGCCTGTCCCGCCGGGCCGCCGAAGGTGACGACGCCGGTGTGGTCGCCGACCTCATCTTGGGCACCAAACTCACCTTCTTGGCCCTCATCCCAGTGGTGGTGTTCTTCACCGCCTTCGGCACCTACATCTCCATCGGCCTGTTCGCGTACCTCGAGTTCTCCATGGACGCGGCCACCACGCTCGGCTGGACGCTCTCCTTTTCCGCCTTCACCCTGATCCCGTACGCCCTCGTGCTGCTGCACCTGCGCGTGTTCTACGCCCGGGAAGAAGCCTGGACCCCCACCTTCATCATCGCCGGTATTACCGCGACCAAGGTGATCTTGTCCTACCTTGCGCAGGCTATCGCGACCTCCCCGGACCGCGTGGTGGTGCTGCTGGGTGCCGCGAACGGTTTCGGCTTTGTGGCTGGTGCCGTGATCGGCGCGACACTGCTGCGCCGCCAGCTCGGATCCCTCGGGGCCCGCGACATTCTGCGTTCCTCACTGTGGGTCGGTGGCGCTGCGGTCATCGGCGCAGCGGGTGCGTGGACGCTCGATATTGCGCTCTGGAGTCTGCTTGACGGGTTGTGGAGTTTCCTGGGCTCGGCGGGATTCTTGATCCGCACCGCACTCATCGGGTTCTTCTTCCTGGCCATCACGGCCGGGGTGCTCGCGAAATCCCCGCTGGAAGAAGTGCAGCGGTTCACGGACGTCGTGAAGCGTCGCCTGGGCCGTGCCACCCCAAGCCAGACTGCCGCGGTGAGCGCCGCGGTGACCCCGACGGAGGCCATGCCGATCCCGGCGCCGATGTCTGCCGGCATGGTGCAGCCGCCACGACTGCTGCCAGGCGCGCCCGTGCTGGATGGTAGGTTCCGCCTGCTCGCCTCCTTCGGCGAGTCCGGCGATGACCAGGTAACCGCGAAGTTCTGGCAGGCCAAGGAGGTGAGCACCGGCCGGGATGCTGCGTTGGTGTTCGTGGAGGCCCACGGCACATCGCTCGCAGCTCAGGCCGGGGCGGCAGCTGAGGTCACCCGCCGGACCCGCAAGCTCGTCGAGTTGGGGTGCCCCGCTGTCGCGCCGGATGTGACCGTGATGGCCTACCGCTCCGGCTGCCTAGTCATCGCTGACTGGGTGGAAGGGTCGGCGCTCCGAGCCGTAGCTGAGTTGGGTGCGGCGAACCGTGACGCGGCCGCCGCTGCGCTCGCACCGCTTGCCGACGCCGCTGCCACGGCACACGGCGCCGGGGTGCCTCTCGGGATGGATTCGATCGACCGTATCCGCATTTCCAAGTCCGGTACCGCCGTCCTAGCCTTCCCAGCCGTGTTGTCGAGCAACAATCCCGCCAACGACTGCACCACCCTCGTCAGCGCCTTCAAGATACTCACCGGCGAACAGCTTTCCGGTGATGCTGCTCAGGTGGCGGCGTCACTGCGTGGGGTCTCTCCTGAGGAGCCACTTCCGGTTGCCCCCGAGGAACATCCAGAGCCCACCTCACGGGCTGGTTTCGGAGCGAAGGGCTATTCCCGCACCATGACGGGCGTGCTCATCGCCATGTCCATTACCTTGGTGGCGATCATCGCGCTCCTTACTGCGTACCTGCTCGGGGTGATGGGAGGCTTCCGCGAGGACTCCCCGGTGCGGGTGGAACCCGATGTTGTGCATGTCACGATAGAACCGGTTCCTACCAGCTAGTTTCTGGTAACCGACGAGCCGCTCGGAAAGAGTTATCCACACCACGAGATAACTCACCGAGCGGTTTTTTGTTCGCCGCGGCACAATGAGGGAGACATTCACAACTCGGGGGGTTCCATGAACGATCAAACTTTGGTGACCGATTTCATCGCTGGGGACGATGCGGCATTCGCGCAGATCATCCATCGCTACCACCATTCGTTGTGGTGGACGGCGCGCAAGTATGTCCGCAGCGATTTCGATGCCCAGGATGTGCTGCAGGAAGCGTACCTGCGGGCTGCACTGGGCCTGCGCCACTACCGCGCGGACTGCAGCTTGAAAACATGGCTGCATCGGCTGGTACTCAACGCCAGCCACGACTACCGCACCGCCAGGTACCGTTCCAACGAGCTTTCACTGCTCGATGATCACACTTATGATTTCCCGCACCCTACCTACAACCCACTAGACTCACTGGACCTGACGCTGACGCTGATCAACGTGCTGCATAAGCTTAACGACGACCAAAAAACCATCCTTTTCATGGTGGATGTACTGGGGTACACCATCTACCGAACCGCGGATGATCTGGGAATATCATCAGGAACCCTGAAGTCCCGCCGGTCACGCGCCAAGTCCTATATTCGCGCCAAACACCCGGAACTAGTGCGCTAGACTAAGCCCCATGACTGAAATCCATGACGTGGCAATCATCGGCTCTGGCCCTGCGGGCTATACCGCAGCAATCTACGCGGCTCGCGCTGAGCTTAAGCCGATCATGTTCGAAGGCATCGAGTACGGTGGCTCACTGATGACAACCACCGAGGTGGAGAATTTCCCTGGCTTTGCCGAGGGAATCATGGGACCAGAACTCATGGATCAGATGCGCAACCAGGCCGAGCGATTCGGTACGCAGCTGCTCATGGAGATCGTGGATCGGGTAGACCTTTCGGGGGATATCAAGAAGCTGTATGTGGGCGATGAGGAGTACCAGGCCCGGGCCGTCATTCTCGCGATGGGTGCGGCGCCACGTTATCTGAACGTCCCAGGTGAGCAGGAGCTGCTCGGTCGTGGCGTGTCGTCCTGCGCAACGTGCGACGGTTTCTTCTTCAAGGATCACGATATCGCCGTGATCGGTGGTGGCGATTCTGCGATGGAGGAGGCAACGTTCCTCACTAAGTTCGCGAAATCCGTGACGATTGTGCACCGCCGAGAAGAGTTCCGAGCATCCGCAATCATGTTGGAGCGGGCGAAAGCTAACGAAAAGATCAAATTTGCTACGAACAAAGTCGTGTCGCGCGTTGTGGGCACCTCTTCAGTGGAAGGCTTGGAGCTTACTGACACCGTCACTGGCGAAGTCTCTGAGCTTCCAGTCACCGCGATGTTTGTGGCCATCGGACATGACCCTCGTTCTGCGTTGGTGCAGCCGGACGTCGCCACAGACGATGCCGGCTACATCACGGTCGCGGAGCCTTCGACCCACACCAACATCCCCGGTGTGTTCGCGGCCGGTGACATAGTGGATAGCCACTACCAGCAGGCCATTACGGCTGCGGGTGCTGGCTGCCGCGCAGCGATTGATGCCGAGCATTACCTGGCGAGCCTGTAAGGAGTTTTGTTGTGATTGTCGATGTAACTTCGGATACCTTCCGTAGCACTGTGATCGAGTCTTCCAAGCCTGTGCTGGTGGATTTTTGGGCCGAGTGGTGCGGGCCGTGTAAGAAACTCGGCCCAGTTCTGGAGCAGGTTGCTGAGGAGCTGGGAGACGCTGTTACCATTGCGAAAGTGAACGTGGATAACGAGCGTACGTTGGGCGCGATGTTCCAAATCATGTCTATTCCTGCTGTCATGATTTTCAAGGACGGCAAGAAGGTCGATGAGTTCGTTGGGGTGCGCTCTAAGAGCGATATTGTGGCCAAGCTTCAGGCACAACTGTAAGGGGAGAGTAAAGCGTTGTCCGATCTGTTGCGGGTTGGCGATAAGAGCCCTCGGGTAGCCGAGGTCCGAACCATTTTGGCGGGCCTGGGTTTGTTGCCGACCTTCGACGTAAACCTGGTCCCGGAGTCTTCCCAGCAATATTCTGAGGCGGACACCATCTTTGATGAGGAACTCGCCTCCGCTGTTCGCGCGTTTCAGCAGAGCAGAGGAATCCTCGCTGATGGCATCATCAGGGAAAGGCTGCTGCGACTTCTGCGCGAAGCATCGTACAAGCTAGGTAATCGCGTCCTCATTTTCCAGCCCGGGAACGTGATGGTGGGCGACGATGTTGCCCAGCTCCAGACCCAGCTGCAGGACTTGGGGTTTTATGCGCAGCGTATCGACGGCCATTACGGTGAAGCCACGTACCTGGCAGTGAAGTCCTACCAGCTCAATTACGGTCTGAATGAGGATGGAATCACGGGCCCTGACACGGTTCGGGCGCTCGGGCTGTTAGGACGCCGTATTAAGGGCGGTTCCAAGCAAGCTATTTCGGAGCGGGAGCAGGTCCGTAAAGCTGGCCCGAAGTTGGCGGGTAAGCGAGTAGTTATTGACCCGCACCTGGGTGGCGAACACACCGGTCAGGTGGTGCAAGGCAAGTTCGGCACGATCACGGAGGAAGAGATCCTGTGGGATCTGGCAACCCGGATTGAGGGCCGGATGATTGCCGCTGGGATGGAGGCAATCCTGTCCCGGCCTCGTCATAGCGATCCTTCCATCAAGCAGCGTGCGGACATCGCGAATGCTTTTGGGGCGGATTTGTTGATTAACCTGCAGTGCGATTCTTACCCCAATGAGAAAGCTGGTGGCGCGGCGACGTTCTACTTTGGTTCGGAAATCGGGGCAACGTCGCTCACAGGTGAGATGCTGTCGGGCTATGTGCAGCGCGAAGTAGTGGCCCGCACTGGGCTGGTCAATTGTGGCAACCACGCCCGCACCTGGGAGATCCTGCGCATGTCCAAGATGCCAACGATCGAGCTAGTGTGTGGTTATCTGTCTAACCCGACGGATGTTGCCATTTTGACGGATCCTAAGAAGCGGGATGCCATTGCGGAAGCAGTCGTGGTTGCTGTGAAGCGCCTGTACCTGCTGGACGAGGACGATCAGCCCACCGGTACCTTCAAGTTCA
It contains:
- a CDS encoding N-acetylmuramoyl-L-alanine amidase; the encoded protein is MSDLLRVGDKSPRVAEVRTILAGLGLLPTFDVNLVPESSQQYSEADTIFDEELASAVRAFQQSRGILADGIIRERLLRLLREASYKLGNRVLIFQPGNVMVGDDVAQLQTQLQDLGFYAQRIDGHYGEATYLAVKSYQLNYGLNEDGITGPDTVRALGLLGRRIKGGSKQAISEREQVRKAGPKLAGKRVVIDPHLGGEHTGQVVQGKFGTITEEEILWDLATRIEGRMIAAGMEAILSRPRHSDPSIKQRADIANAFGADLLINLQCDSYPNEKAGGAATFYFGSEIGATSLTGEMLSGYVQREVVARTGLVNCGNHARTWEILRMSKMPTIELVCGYLSNPTDVAILTDPKKRDAIAEAVVVAVKRLYLLDEDDQPTGTFKFTELLAAEDM
- a CDS encoding DUF6049 family protein, with the translated sequence MRALTMLVTASLLVLPSTPALALPLPTAPTDPIVASQWANPELRPLDSASAITTSIDAINEHSITVTISNNAQVPLRDVSVRVQRAEPVSTVAQGKFALSQDQSFYGFNTGFVPVDVELAPATSHTFTVALHREELGITDPAVYPLLINVNGELSGAQQYVSSQRTLLEVEEHAVDKEKQPTPLSVLIPITTTTDIVPGETGEAPNHPPLILRSEKLAQDIGHDGRLSTLVDTFNTGDPSVCLALDPEVVETVDRMTAGYQVAEDRPSTVEHKPRLRDSWGTKDKQIKGNPGTGTEDAKAFLGKLQSIAQSGGCIVPLPRANAELNAVAQTGNSQLMEEAVSSGASSLSKLLGVSVRPDVVIPGYGYVEQGTVAALSEPTTLLVADNTIPANATMMSDNVKAVGYHSDVTAMLATMGDTPATAGFANQWQRFDYRLDSPVARRASATAAVTLAVGEGDHPVLVMPPPTLQVDDARALQLHLRHLLESGRATPLSFYDFLAQEPSVSAPAEGSPFEDPTVLSDVEVLHAQQQAKSIDDLTSLMIDAPTIALTPRGFTDPLRHDLLRALSVNGRRSMMGYALRTESSADILGRNSAILQQLRSSVVLLPPGNVYTRTSESSPLLIVAENGLPLPVDAKLSYSGPEGAKINTAESLKIPARGSITAQMTADLPDAERNDLTVWLATQAGAPISAPVDIRVQTRSGLLGFGGISALLLAVLGFVMFHVKRR
- a CDS encoding RNA polymerase sigma factor; the encoded protein is MNDQTLVTDFIAGDDAAFAQIIHRYHHSLWWTARKYVRSDFDAQDVLQEAYLRAALGLRHYRADCSLKTWLHRLVLNASHDYRTARYRSNELSLLDDHTYDFPHPTYNPLDSLDLTLTLINVLHKLNDDQKTILFMVDVLGYTIYRTADDLGISSGTLKSRRSRAKSYIRAKHPELVR
- a CDS encoding murein biosynthesis integral membrane protein MurJ, which gives rise to MAVATLVSRITGFLRNAMIVWTLGAAISSAFNTANTLPNLITEIVLGAVLTSLVVPVLVRAEKEDPDRGEAFVRRLFTLAASLLIVVTILSVLGAPLLTALQLRSDGQVNLSQATAFAVLLLPQIFFYGIFSLFMAVLNTKGIFKPGAWAPVVNNLIALATLGAYWLVPGKLHARQTVSIADPHVLLLGVGTTLGVVVQALILLPYLAKAGVSLKPLWGIDDRLKQFGGMALAIIVYVAISQAGYVVTTRIASGADEAAPNIYQQAWLLLQMPYGIIGVTLLTAIMPRLSRRAAEGDDAGVVADLILGTKLTFLALIPVVVFFTAFGTYISIGLFAYLEFSMDAATTLGWTLSFSAFTLIPYALVLLHLRVFYAREEAWTPTFIIAGITATKVILSYLAQAIATSPDRVVVLLGAANGFGFVAGAVIGATLLRRQLGSLGARDILRSSLWVGGAAVIGAAGAWTLDIALWSLLDGLWSFLGSAGFLIRTALIGFFFLAITAGVLAKSPLEEVQRFTDVVKRRLGRATPSQTAAVSAAVTPTEAMPIPAPMSAGMVQPPRLLPGAPVLDGRFRLLASFGESGDDQVTAKFWQAKEVSTGRDAALVFVEAHGTSLAAQAGAAAEVTRRTRKLVELGCPAVAPDVTVMAYRSGCLVIADWVEGSALRAVAELGAANRDAAAAALAPLADAAATAHGAGVPLGMDSIDRIRISKSGTAVLAFPAVLSSNNPANDCTTLVSAFKILTGEQLSGDAAQVAASLRGVSPEEPLPVAPEEHPEPTSRAGFGAKGYSRTMTGVLIAMSITLVAIIALLTAYLLGVMGGFREDSPVRVEPDVVHVTIEPVPTS
- the trxB gene encoding thioredoxin-disulfide reductase, with the translated sequence MTEIHDVAIIGSGPAGYTAAIYAARAELKPIMFEGIEYGGSLMTTTEVENFPGFAEGIMGPELMDQMRNQAERFGTQLLMEIVDRVDLSGDIKKLYVGDEEYQARAVILAMGAAPRYLNVPGEQELLGRGVSSCATCDGFFFKDHDIAVIGGGDSAMEEATFLTKFAKSVTIVHRREEFRASAIMLERAKANEKIKFATNKVVSRVVGTSSVEGLELTDTVTGEVSELPVTAMFVAIGHDPRSALVQPDVATDDAGYITVAEPSTHTNIPGVFAAGDIVDSHYQQAITAAGAGCRAAIDAEHYLASL
- the trxA gene encoding thioredoxin is translated as MIVDVTSDTFRSTVIESSKPVLVDFWAEWCGPCKKLGPVLEQVAEELGDAVTIAKVNVDNERTLGAMFQIMSIPAVMIFKDGKKVDEFVGVRSKSDIVAKLQAQL